The following proteins are encoded in a genomic region of Comamonas resistens:
- the ribH gene encoding 6,7-dimethyl-8-ribityllumazine synthase — protein sequence MQNAEKGQGQNMNGAELKIGIVQARFNESITNTLFASCRDELLKLGVKTENIDHVTVPGALEVPVALQAMAETDQYDALVALGCIIRGETYHFELVANESGAGVTRLALDYHLPIANAIITTENTEQAIARQVEKGRDAAQVAVEMANLLNTYDDYEDHE from the coding sequence ATGCAAAACGCAGAAAAAGGCCAAGGCCAGAACATGAACGGCGCTGAACTGAAAATCGGCATCGTGCAGGCGCGCTTCAACGAAAGCATTACCAACACCCTGTTTGCTTCCTGCCGCGACGAGCTGCTGAAGCTGGGTGTGAAGACCGAGAACATCGACCATGTCACAGTGCCCGGCGCACTGGAAGTGCCCGTGGCACTGCAGGCCATGGCCGAAACCGATCAGTACGACGCCCTCGTGGCGTTGGGCTGCATCATCCGTGGGGAGACATACCACTTCGAGCTGGTGGCCAATGAATCCGGTGCAGGCGTGACACGTCTTGCCCTGGACTACCACCTGCCGATCGCCAACGCGATCATCACCACCGAAAACACCGAGCAAGCCATTGCCCGCCAGGTCGAAAAAGGGCGCGATGCTGCCCAGGTCGCCGTGGAAATGGCCAATCTGCTCAACACCTACGACGACTACGAAGATCATGAGTGA